TGAGCCTGATGCAATACCTGCCACAGATAGATGACAGAGGTGCATACTTGTTGGAGTTTTGTATCATTCCTTCGGCGCGTGCGCCCCGCTTCATCTACTAAAGCCAAGTGTGCAGCTCCTTGCGTCTTAAGAAAAGAAAGTATCTGAGGTAACAATCAATGCTGCTTTCTGAGCTTTCCTAAAAATTCACAATCTGTTCAGTTCCACAACATGGTTTCCGAGTGTCGACACGCTAGTCACTTTCGAGGCTCAAGTTTTTTCCTCCAACTCCATGCTTGCGCGGCTTCTTTCCTGagctcttccctctccctcgcttgTTCGAAGCCACTAATTTGCAAAGATACAAGCGCATGAATAACTCGCTCAACCACAGCCTGGCCACCATAGACCGCCCCAGATATGTAAGGGCAATGGAGACGATGGTCAAGCACAGGATCGAACACACCGGGCTCCCGTCCTTCAAGCCGCGGGGATGGGAGATAAGTTCCCAGTACAATGTCTGTCACTTCGTCACAAGAAACACTactccctctccctctccctctttcgtcttcaccGGAAACACTTTCGCCATCTCGTCGGTTCAGAGTCGCAGTCGCTGCCGTGTGTTCCAGTGCCTGACAGTAGAACTGCGTGTATTCCGAACACACGTGCATCCACCCCTTCTGCCTGTCCCtaagaaaacgcgtttcttcttggaCAGCATATTGTCGAAACTGGCTCAGCTCGACTGTACGAAAACAGTACCGGCACTCAACGACACTCTCATGTTCTGCTGCATAATTCTGCAGGCGCTCTGTTGGCGTTTCTGCTCCAGCCTTGCCCTCCTCCCCGTCCCTTGGAGTTTTTAGGGAAGTAGAGACCGACGccccttcctcgctgtccatagctcttcctccgtctttAAATGAACAGAGTTTGCCCCTTCTGCTCCGACATCCCGCATCTCTCCCTGCGGATTTTGGACCAACCTCCCAGCCGAAAAGCGCGAGAACTTTAAGCGGATCGACCAACACACAACTGAGAATATTTTCAAGTGATAGTTTCTTTCCACATTCTTTGGAATCCGACAAGGACCGGAGGAACTTGTGGGCTTTCTCTACACAACTTTCCGTTGGGAAAAAAGCTGAAGCTGACCCCAGCATTGTTCCTAAAGAGATGGCGGCACTGTCGGTCTCTTGGTGCAACTGTAcattttttctctgttcgttttcctctctcgcttccccaGAACGTATGATCTCGGTCAAAACGGCAGCCTGCGTGTTCGTGTTTACAGTGTGGACCGAAAGATTAGCAAAGCAGGGGTGAAAAAGCAGAATAAGCAGCTGCAAGAGCAACGACAGCGAAGTGTGTTCTTTGTGTTGTGTCGTGCTTGCTTCCGAGGCAAACACGGCGTTTTGGTCTAAAGGAGCGGTATGGACTCTAGGCGAATTGAGCATTTGCTCTGCTGACTCAGACGTCCGCGAGAGAGTTCCACTTCTATCGAGGTCGAGAAATCCACCTTTCCTCAGTGCAGACAGACACTCAGCTTGAGACAGAATGAGACTACTGAGGTACCCCAGTGCACTTCGGAGAGATATTAACGGCAAAAACGgttgcctcgccttctcgacaAGACGATCATACAACGCCTCCAGCCTGAAAAGAGAGCAAAAAAACAACGAATACCACCGAAAATCTCTCAGTCTCACGACAAAAGCACATCGTTCCCCGCCAAACTAGCACGGGGGAAGAGGCTCGCACATTTTCACAGAGCGCATGACTGACAAGATCTGGAGAACTCTTTTCCATTGCCGCTACGCGGTGGCGAGCAGAAACCTGCAAATTCTGGTGTACGTCTTCACTCTGCCCAATGAGACCTGGAGCGTCGGTGAAGCTGACCCAGGCTCAGTAGTGAAAGCACCACGCTGTCATATGGATTCCATTCCGAAAAGAAAATAGACACCCCGGAGTGCCTAAAACTCTAACAAAACGCACACCGGTAACTCTGCACAATATTTTCATAGATGCCTCTTACCTGCTTCTCTCATTCTGTACCAGAGTTAGAGGCATAACGGCGGCGCCGGCCAGGCCGACgtcaaagagagaaatgaaggTTCCTCTCCGAGGGCAGCATTCGGAATGGACGAAACTGAGGGCGACAGCGTCTATCATCTcactgtcttcgtcttcatctgtTGACTCCTGTATTGCATCCGAAGAGCCGCGCCTTCGAGCCTTCCCATCGGCCTGTCGGGCACGACTCGAGAAAGCAGATCGAAGTGGTTTCTCTGGCTCagcgtctccgttctctcgaCACCTCTTCCTTTCATAGCATGAGGAAGCTTTACCGTTCGTCTCTGAAGAACGATTTTTTTCTTCACCACGCTTCTCGGTGGAACAACTAGACGGCGGAACTTGCCGCACGCGGCCCTTTCGCCAGGTCCACTTCTCCCTGCACAAAGGACACTGAATGACtccagtgtctgtacactcgaAGCCCGCTCGAGCGagcagaaagggagaaagcgaaggcggGGGGGCAAGCCACTTTTGTGTTCccgagaaaaacgactgAAGCAGCTCCTTGTACTCCGCAGCTGGGCCCCTACCCCCGAGCGCCTCCAGATTTGCATCCGCCGGCCGAAAAACGGTACTGACTGGTGAAACGAAAGACGAGCCCCCCATCATCTAATTGGACAGCGAAAGGAATATAGGGTACTTGACAACAGTTACAAGGGAACACGTCGCAAGAAGGGGTCTGGTGGTAAGCGGCCCCCTCTGCtcagacgaaaaggagacgcaaCGGCTCCGAAGCACCCAGTCTGATCGGCAGGCCCCTTCTGCCTAGTTACTATATCCGCTACCGTACCATAAGGAAGGGGGAGACACTTTCTGAAAAAACCACACCGACACAAGAATGCAACGAAAGTTTCTAGTGTTCGCGATGAACTTGATGTAGTTGCTGGTTCAGGAAAGGCCCGTACCTCTGAAATAGGGAAAAGGCATACGCCTTGGATCTCCACATACATATCTCTTCTCATACACGCGAGTTTTTCGGGAGAATATCGCGAGACATACCCAACAGGTCACACAAGGGCTTCTTAGGGTTTTCAGCTGTGCCAGTTACTAGCGTCGGTCAATGTAGAAGCCAGAGAGGGGAGTCAGGAATGACGAATTTCATTGCAAGACCGACACGTACTACCAGAACTCTTTTTCGCTGTTCTGCCGAGCCCCAAAGAATAACAAGTCAGATGCAAACAGAGCGTCGTGCTACCGCTGCAAGAGCGGCTACTGCACATGGAAATACGTACACGTGCATATACGCAGCATCTTGTCTGCAGACCGTACACTTTTCTTTTAATGCAGATGAGTTACCAAGTGCAGCGATAGGGGATCCCCTTTCCGTCTGGGACGGTCATTCTCCTTCTTAAAAAAAACGTCTTTAAAGATGCCCGGCGACACCAACGAAGTGGGTGCAAAAATGCTGGCATGTGTTGGGGGTCACGCCGCAGTCCCTTGCTGAAAAGCGGCCGtgttgttttcctcttgcatgcgtttgagCGACTGGAATTGGGGGGCTTTTCCTGTCCACAGACGGCTAAAATGGAAACCGTTTTTGTTCGTTTGAAAGACGTCCTGACCTTTCGCGTATATGACACGCCTTTTTGGGAAGGTCTTTTAGGAGGTCCGAAGAAACTTGCCCTACACGGCCGCCGGCGCTCAGGTAGTgctctcgtgtgtctcctctcccagGACCGACTTTCGTCTTTGGCctgacgcgtttctcttctgcacgTTGTTGGTCCGTGTTCGTGCCCCTCTCCCCACTGGAGTTCTTTTTCCTAAGAAGAAACGAGCTTTGCCCCTGCCCCGTAGTTCTTTGTCGTTGTGGCGAAAGTGTCGTTTTCCAGAGGGTTCAGCGCCGCTCTGCACAGCCGTTgccttctgcttttttttcgaCTACTTGCCTCCACCACGTTTGCCATCGTCTCTGACACAGTTCTCCTTTTCGCCGACTCCATCTTTCAAGTTCCCCCTCCAGCGTCGTACCCCCGTCGCTCGCGGACGAAGTCCCGTTGCTCGACTAACGCTTTCCGTCCGTCGcgtcccttcctctcttctcttcatttGAAGAAAATGCCTGCCCCTGCTGCGAGCGGCGCTGCCGCCGTTCTCTCAAAAGATATCGCACGGTCCTTCCGGTGGATGCAGGCGTTTGCTGCCGTGAAGGGGAAGCCGACAGCGGGATCGTGCGCGGCGGGAACTGCGGTGGTTAACCCCGAAGACCCGACCAAGGTGACCCTCAAGGGGCGGTACACGaacttctctctgcagcacATTTGGGAGAAGTACGACTATTTGCAGACACACTTGCTGTTGAGAGAATGCATGCTCTCTCAGGTTGCGAAAAACCCCCGCCTCCTGGACCCGGAAATCAACGCTGGCCTCACACCGACTGTGTTCATGCG
This genomic interval from Toxoplasma gondii ME49 chromosome VIIb, whole genome shotgun sequence contains the following:
- a CDS encoding hypothetical protein (encoded by transcript TGME49_263085), giving the protein MMGGSSFVSPVSTVFRPADANLEALGGRGPAAEYKELLQSFFSGTQKWLAPPPSLSPFLLARAGFECTDTGVIQCPLCREKWTWRKGRVRQVPPSSCSTEKRGEEKNRSSETNGKASSCYERKRCRENGDAEPEKPLRSAFSSRARQADGKARRRGSSDAIQESTDEDEDSEMIDAVALSFVHSECCPRRGTFISLFDVGLAGAAVMPLTLVQNERSRLEALYDRLVEKARQPFLPLISLRSALGYLSSLILSQAECLSALRKGGFLDLDRSGTLSRTSESAEQMLNSPRVHTAPLDQNAVFASEASTTQHKEHTSLSLLLQLLILLFHPCFANLSVHTVNTNTQAAVLTEIIRSGEAREENEQRKNVQLHQETDSAAISLGTMLGSASAFFPTESCVEKAHKFLRSLSDSKECGKKLSLENILSCVLVDPLKVLALFGWEVGPKSAGRDAGCRSRRGKLCSFKDGGRAMDSEEGASVSTSLKTPRDGEEGKAGAETPTERLQNYAAEHESVVECRYCFRTVELSQFRQYAVQEETRFLRDRQKGWMHVCSEYTQFYCQALEHTAATATLNRRDGESVSGEDERGRGRGSSVSCDEVTDIVLGTYLPSPRLEGREPGVFDPVLDHRLHCPYISGAVYGGQAVVERVIHALVSLQISGFEQAREREELRKEAAQAWSWRKKLEPRK
- a CDS encoding hypothetical protein (encoded by transcript TGME49_263080), encoding MPAPAASGAAAVLSKDIARSFRWMQAFAAVKGKPTAGSCAAGTAVVNPEDPTKVTLKGRYTNFSLQHIWEKYDYLQTHLLLRECMLSQVAKNPRLLDPEINAGLTPTVFMRVPPETQDPETQAKAAPQKGQAN